Within the Halichoerus grypus chromosome 2, mHalGry1.hap1.1, whole genome shotgun sequence genome, the region AGGTTCGTTGTTAACTATCGTCTGGCCCCTTTccatatttataactttattttcctttttaaagaacaaaacaagaaaagtactattttccaaatatagaAGGGAATGGTGGTAACAATTCTCAGCCCCACTTTGAGCTGTAacagaatatataaacatttttacattaaCTCCCATGTTCATACTTATCaatacatatattcacatattcTGCCACATCTTCTCATGCTAGGGATGTGGACAACAAAGGCAAAAGTAGAAAAGTTAAATCTCCTCACAATTTGccgcccattgacaaatacttgaggtgggcagagtgaccttcctccaggAGCTCAACTGCCTTCATGTTAATACTATGCTGGAGGCAAAGGGCGACCTCCATGTAACATTAGCGCGACCTCCTGGATCCcgtaagtcttctttaaaaatccctttgaggggcgcttggctggctcagtcactagagcatgtgactcttgatctcagggtcatgaatttgagccccatgctgggtgtggagcctatttaaaaaacaaaacaaaagaaaaaaacaataaaaatccctttgaaacttcctttatctctactccccaccctcccaagatatatgttagcaatcatcctccgaACATATGGCCtactgatacacatctgaagggtctcatgaacCTTATCTTAAcagcagctagcccctcaaggtcctggaagccTTGCTCTAAATTCCTTaaagacttacactatccctaacccccactaactaaaaagtatatataatcaGTCATTcatcacaaccccagtgcagctctctCTGTCCATAGGTCCTATCCcaatgctttaataaaaacagcttttttggaggcacctgggtggctcagtcgttaaatgtctgcctttggctcgggtcatgatcccagagtcctgggatcaagcccaacatcaggctccctgctcggcgggaagcctgcttctccctctcccactccccctgcttgtgttccctctctcgctgtgtctctatcaaataaataaataaaatcttaaaaaagaaagaaaaaggtttaaaaaacaaaacaaaacaaaaaaccactttttttgcaccaaagacatctcaagaattccttccttccttcttctttcttctttctttctttctttctttctttcttctttctttctttctttcttctttctttctttctttctttctttctttctttctttctttctttctttcttctttctttcttttctttctttcttctttctttcttctttctttcttttctttctttctttctttctttctttctttctttctttctttctttctctttctttctttcttcttctttctctctttctctctttcctctttctctctctctttctctttttctttctcccttccttccttagaaacaaagagagagagagcacatgagcacgtgcgtggggggtggggatagggagagagagtcccaggcaggctccatgcccagtgcagagccccacgtggggctccatctcaggaacatgaggtcatgacctgagccgaaataaagagttggacgcttaactgactgagccacccaggctcccccaagaTACTAGAATCCTTTAAAGCTGTCTAGTAATCTTCCCAGAAGACTAGAAGAGGTCTGCTGTGGCTGACACAGATCAACTGACCTGTAGCACTGAAATAAGTAAAGTGCTGTTGCATTTCATTTTGGATATAACTTTCTTTTCTGATAATGAGAAAATTGGTTTCCATTAtccttaatatatttacttatttgctttaaTCCTATAATACACTGAAAGTGGTTTCAGCACCGTGTAAAACAAACCTGCCAGTCagaattcaatatttatttgcaattctttttgtctttaatctGAGGACATGTAGTTGAAATATAGTCCTGTGCCCCCCACAGCGTCTGCGTGGTTATAACTAACATTTTAATACAATTaggttccattttctttttttttttttgagagtttatcactttgtccatttttttttcaattgcttaTCTTTGTATTCCATGTTGGGATTTTCCCCCCAATCCTTGCTGATTTTAATGTCCTTTGAGGATTAAGTTTctgtttaaggaaaaaagagacaacaggcTAAAAATGCAGTCCCTTGTGCTACGCCAcatgtcagcaaaccaagacttaatatctAATGTAATTGCAGTTTTAGCCTTTCCCGGATGGTGACCTTTAACGAATCAATCTGGAATTACCTGATCAGCACTCATGAAGCGATCTGCATGATATATCCCTACCCTTTCCCACAAAGGAAGGTGACTTTTTCTGAAACAGTCCACTCTTTTGTTAgaaactgcccctcccccagccatcTTCTGCCTatgaaagccttttattttgtatAGCTCCTGGGAGCTCCTTTCTGTTTGTTAGATGAGATGCTTCCCAATTCGTGGTTGTTAAATAAAGCCAGTTAGATCTTCAAATGTActcagttggatttttttttttttaacagtacaaAGGCAAAGCTATGCCAGAAGGTACAGTTGGAGAagtgtctctccctccccacactctGTTCTACACTCTCATCCTTTCTGTCCTGTTCTTATTCACCCCTGAAGGGGCTCAGAACAAGCCTTTCCAAAATGTGCCCCTTTGGTTGTGGACTACTTAGAACTGAAGTCAATCAAGACCTGTGGGCTCAAGAGAAAGTTTTGACCTTCTTTTAACTACCTAGAAGAATCTACATTGCAGTTCTTTCCCAGAATAAGAGTTACttccagagataaattttatttgagtgacccatctgtatggcagggcaaacatctagtTATGAAAGATCTGCTTTTCTCATTGCCCATGAAttgccttccttccctttgaagcctGAGCTTCCACTCCACTCCTTTGCTCAGGatggtgatgtgggaaacaaaggcaaaagaaaaaattaaatttcctttccttataacctgcagcctaTTGACAAATACTTCAGGCAGGCAGAGTATAACATTCCTctaggaaactcccaactgtcttaaagTTGATGCTTTGCTagaggaaaaacaaccttagcttgacaatagcaagtcttctttaacatatgaaagtcttggggcacatgggtggctcagtcattaagcgtcggccttcggctcaggtcatgatcccagggtcctgggatcgagccccacatcgggctccctgctcagcaggaagcctgcctctccctctcccactctccctgcttgtgttccctctctcgctgtgtctctctctgtcaaagaaataaataaaatcttaaaaaaaaatatgaaagtctTTTTGGAAGCATCCCTTTTCTTTACcttccccaactcccaagtatataatcagccattcctcacaatccagtgcagcagctctttctgcccatgggtcctgttcCTGTACTTTAATAAAATCcccttttttgcaccaaagatgtcccaagaattctttcttggctgtcggctCTGGACCCCAACACCACTCCAAAATGACATCAAGGGCATACAtacctcattttacctttctgTCTTTGAACCTCTCATGTATGTGGGGTTCCCgtacatatgaaattaaattagagTTTATCCTATTAATCTGTGTCATGTCAATTTCATTCTTAGACCAGCCAGAAGAACCGTTGAAGGgtaaaggaaaatttttcctaCCCAACACCTGGCTTAGGTAAACAATCTCCCTGGTTTTTGGTATTTGCAAAAGTAAGCAGGTATATGtatatttgatttcttctttcctatGTAAAAGGTATAAATGCtatactcttttctcttttttaaaaagattttatttatttatttttgagagagtgagcagagggaggagcagagggatagggacaagcaaactccactctgagtgcagagtcccacgtggggctcatctcatgaccctgaggtcacaacctgagccgtaaccaagagtcagatgcttaactgactgaaccacccaggcgccccttgtctttattttttgaaaaaaattaacaatataccCTAGAAACCACACCATGTCAGTTCACAGAGATCTTTCTCACTTTATTTCAGCTGTTCAGTcctccattgtgtggatgtaccattcttcatgtttatatttcttaTGTTTAAGTACCTCAGCAATTCCCAATATTTTGCAATTTTGAACAATGCTGCGGGGAACAACCTtgtgcatatttatttttgtattgttggaGATATATCTTCAGGGTAAACTCCTAGAGAGGGGATTTTTTGGCCAAGAGGCTGTTGATTTCtgtgttaattttatatcctgctgaTGTAGGGAAGACGTTAGGTTCAAAGCCAATGGCCAATAAAGAATTATTTAGACGTCTctgtgcaaaaaggtggttttattaaagcagggggacaggacccgtgggcaaaaatagctgcactggggtcatgaggagtggcacATTATATGCTCtcaagttgggaggggattaGGCACAGCATAACCCTCCCAGGTATTTTGACAACAAGGTTTCCAAGATCCTGAGGGGTCTAGCTATTTTAAGGaaaagtcatttattactgtttagtaaaaactcagtcatgagactcTTGAGATGTTTATCGGTGGTTCACATGCTTGGGGATGATTGCCAATATGTATCTTgtggggtagagataaaggaagtttccaaagttatttttatatattaaagtagacttacaggatcctgggggttgggctaagattgcctttgcccttagcaaagtattaacattgaggcagctgagttcctagaggaatgttactctgttttaaggacttgtcaaagggctgtaagtagtaaggaaacttaatttttcttttgcctttgtttcccacatcactgcTACCTAACTCTATGAACACCATATAGCATATTCTATCATATACTATCAGCAGAGGACCTCCAAATCTAGCTTCTCAAATTTAAATTCTGGCTACCCAAACTTAAAGGCTGAGCCTCATTTATCTGGATCCAAAGTGGAGTAAACTGTTGTGTTAGCTCACTCTGGGTGTACCAGTCAAAAGATTTAGAAAAGAGATAACAGAGGcataaagaattagaaaataatctgtgtgcacggggcacctgggtggctcagtcgttaagcgtctgccttcggctcgggtcgtgatcccagggtcctgggattgagccccacatcgggctccctgctcagtgggaagcctgtttctccctctcccactccccctgcttgtgttccctcgctcgctgtgtctcaaataaataaataaaatcttaaaaaaaaaaaaaagaaaagaatctatgtgcagatgatatgataggATATCACACCCTTCACAAACAATTACCAGGGAGAGGATATAATGTAGAGAAAATCCACTTACAACAGCaacaaagataaaatactgaGCAGTGCATTCAACAAGGAACGTTCAAAATCTGTATgagcaaatattaaaatactgaaagacaCAAAAGTAAATTTGGACAAGTGGAGAACCATCTCTTGCTCTTGGAAAAGAGGACTCAATGTAATACATCTGTACATTCTTCCCAAGTAAATGTATAAATCTAATgcaattccaattaaaataccaaaacatttttttctagatccTAAACGGATACTAAAATTCACACGGAGGAATAAACATGTAAGAATAGCTGGGAAAACCTCAAAAAGACAAGCTGAGCATTCCAGAaacaggtggggtgggggtgcgcaAGATGCCGCCACCTGCTGCCCAGAGCTGGTACTGCAGCCCTTCTGAGCAAAGCAAATCCTGTCCTATTTGTATTAAATTAGCTTTTGAACTCTGAGTATGAAGTCTAAAAgacagcttactttttttttttttttttttgccttccacAGCCTCCATCTCCTTTATCGGGGGCCTTCATTCGGTTTAGGATCTTTAGAGTTCTTCTGGGCTTCAGATTCCAAATCCCGTAGCTAGAGCTCAAGGGGGTAAGATGAGCTGAAAAGCCTTTGGCTTGGTCCAGATTCTCAACGTGAGGTTTGAGGAAATGCAGGCTGGCAGGAGGATAGAGAATGAAAGGGGAGGAAACTGGGTCCTTGTTGCGTCAGGCTTTTTACagacagtaatttttaaaatccttgcGGAATGGGTACCCTAAAAGTCCTGCTACAGATTATAAAACAGTGGCCTCAGGACATGATAGAAGATGTTTTTTCAAGGATGAAATGGTGActttcatacaaatataaaatgaatgcatgtCAAGGATTTTATTTGGTGTATTAATTAATGAAGGAACCAGTAAGATGTAAAAACTGGTTTAAAGGAGAACCCTGAGTACGGACACACATCGGAAACGCTAACGTGAATTTGCTTGTATGTACAAAACAGGTCGCTGCCCCCAGGGGAATCGTCACTGGCATCTTCACTGTACAAGATTTATTTGCATCTCCATGggcaagaattatttttattactatcagTTTTCTGCAACCCAGAGAGTTGTCAAAGACCTCAAAGACGAGGACAGGTGCAGATCCTTCTAGAATCAGATAAGCCCCGAAGGAAGGTTCCTTTAGACAATCTCTATGAAATTAAGTAAGGCCTTTAAGATTTCACAGCTGCTAAGTACAGATTTGCAATACGAAACCAAATCTACATGTCTCCATAGGTTCAGACTTTTCTCCACCAGGGTCAGGCAGCTATTGGACAGTGAAGGGTGATATTCAGCCGAGATTTGCGGTATTGACTGGTCATCACCCCGTTTAGTTCAAATTCCTTGGTCTCAAGACTGGAGTCTTCCCTCCTTTGAACAGAGCCCGAAGCAACATTCCAAGGTCTCCAAAGCCTCAGTCAGTCATTTGGCGTCTTGAAAGTGTCTCCCCCTCGATGCCAGTGTTCCCTAGGGAGTCTGGAGGGGCCGGGAGCCTGGCCTGAGCCCTGGGAAAATGGTGGTAGAATCTCAAGACTCCCACCGTGCCCCGTGCCTTGGAACGGATGAAGAGACTGTTGCGGCCCAGGCTCCACTCACATCTTTGGTTTGGAAATTATGGGACGCTGATACAGCCGGATTATACCTTCATCATGCAGCCGCTTCCAGAGTGTTCTCTCTAATGGGAAGTCATGGTTGATGTAAAAGATGGTTCGTTTCCAGGACTTATCATAGTAGTGATCAGAAAAGTGCTCGTGGCCCTCGGTGATGAAGCCGTAGGCGCTCACCTATGTGAAGGTTGGAGAAGAAATGAGGCCTGAAGTTGCTCCCTCCCAGGCTTGTTCTCATGGGCTGTGTGTTACTGGGGGACCCTTCATCGTGGTTCCCTCCCTAGGGGTCCGGGCGCAGGCTCCCTGATGGACACTGGCCTACGTGTGTGTACGCACACTcacacccctcccccgcccgggcCGTCGTCCCCTACTGGGCAGGTCCCGGGATAGGGCTTCCGCTCCTCCAGCAGAGCCTTACCTGGTCACAGAGCTGAAGGGCCGTGAGCAGCAGGAGGGCCCCCGTGGTGGGACGATAGATTCTCCAGTGGCGAGAGTTCAGGGTCTTCGACCTCAGAAACCTGGGAAATAGCCCAGCCCCCAGCGGTCAGGAGGCTGCAGGGATGAGAGGGACCCGATGCCTTCCCCCCCGCGCCCTGCCGTTCTGCTCTCACCTGTTCTTCATGTAACGGATTACGTCTGGGTGCAGCAGCAGGTACCTGTCCAGCTGCAGGCTTTCCCGGAAGGCCTCCTGGGGCCTGCGCCTGTGGGCGGCAATGGGTCGTTCACCTCCCCCGATGCGGGCCAAGTCTGGCCAGGGCCACGACAGGGGGCCCATCTCCAGGCGATCGCCAAGGCTGTCCCCACCTGTCCAGCCCTTCACAGCCGCTCAATACGcagctgggcctggggtggggtagggggcagTGAGTACCTGAACCAGGAAAGGCTACTTTTCACCAGGGTCTGATTCAGAAGCAGCGCTTCCAGCCACTCATAGTCTCGGGTGCCCTCCAGGAAGTGCAGGTAGCGGACGTCCTGAGGACCAAGGACAGTGAGCGCTCCAGGGGTCCTGCCTTCAggccccaggggctgggaggttgGGGGTAGGGGTTTGGCTCCGACGCCAGGCTGCCCACTTGCTCCTCGCAGGCCTGTCTGGCCGTCCTCCCCGCTCTTGCCCCTCGGATGAACAGAGCCTGCGCCAGCCAGACTCCAGACACGGGACACCAGGCTCCCTTTCTCAGCTCGTGCTCCCCATTCAGATTCTGTGGGTGGCCAGGCCGGTTCCTCTGTGCTCACCTTCCCCAGAGGCACGTGCGGGAAACCCCGACCGCCCAAGGCAAGCAGAGACTGCGTTATGGAGAAGGCAGTGAAGCCGTAGAAGGTCGTCCGGGTACCCACATCCTGTTCGTAGCCCTTCGTGATGGCTCCGCTCAGTCTAGGCGGCAAGACAGAACCACACAGGACAGGACCCATGAGCGCCCGAGGGAAAGGCGTGGCGGCGGgcgggaaggaaaagagagatgggGAGGCAGCAGGTGTAAAGGGACATTCTCTGCAGAGCCCGGGCATTCGGCCTTGGGGATCCAGGCATAGAACGCCCTACCAGATCTCTCAGTCTGGATGGGGCGCTTGGGGCGGGACGCTTACCGGAACACGTGATCGTGGCTGTCTATCTCCTGGCCCATGTGGGAGTTGTTCAGGATGCCCCCGTTGCCCACCACAGCACAGGTGATGCACTGGGAGCTCCCAGCGGGGAGGCTAGCCAGGAGCAGCTGCTGCTGGGCCACGGGAGGGAAGCGAGTCACCACCTTCTGCACCACTGGAACAAGGGGGGCTCCGCTCAGAGCCCtgggagggtcagggagggccAGCCCATCGTCTGTCCCCGCGCTGGGGGCCCCCAGGGAAGAGGCAGACCAGAGCCAGAGGCTCAGCTGCCCAGGCTCCTCCCCAGGAAGACTCACAGGAGTAGTTGAGCTCCATGAAGCCGAAGGGCGGTGCGAAGTGCTCCAGGCGCTCCCACTCTCTCTGGTTGAAGCGGCTGGAGTCCAGGAAGAGGGTGAGGTTGGCCAGAAAGAGTTTCTGGAACCAGGGTGACTTGGAGGCCTTGACCTTCACTGAGTCGGGGCAGGTCTACATGCAGGAGGGGGGGTCAGGCAGGGAGAGGCCCAGGAAGGCCATGGCCAGGCCAGgcttggggcaggggcagaaagTGGGCCTCAACGTTTGG harbors:
- the ST6GALNAC1 gene encoding alpha-N-acetylgalactosaminide alpha-2,6-sialyltransferase 1, which translates into the protein MRTWLPQLSRLDCATKWLLLLAVLVSFVFMLPSFMKEANTKPSRDQHMLGKERYPESLHKAAWQATTAGGRTRAPGRASAQENSMQAPPAQATARPTHNDTRAEASMAASAGPAPPRGQERKDTVLDTLPPRAQDGRVASDRAETLSLRSQDARTIKGRQDQNKEPPATRMEPPNPQGKVRTTARTPVLKNQAKVLTRPGAGSTGRTMKGVTTAVVPHREKARATPPSTPFQSRITQRSPSLRATNFKSEPQWDFEEQYSFDTGALRSTCPDSVKVKASKSPWFQKLFLANLTLFLDSSRFNQREWERLEHFAPPFGFMELNYSLVQKVVTRFPPVAQQQLLLASLPAGSSQCITCAVVGNGGILNNSHMGQEIDSHDHVFRLSGAITKGYEQDVGTRTTFYGFTAFSITQSLLALGGRGFPHVPLGKDVRYLHFLEGTRDYEWLEALLLNQTLVKSSLSWFRRRPQEAFRESLQLDRYLLLHPDVIRYMKNRFLRSKTLNSRHWRIYRPTTGALLLLTALQLCDQVSAYGFITEGHEHFSDHYYDKSWKRTIFYINHDFPLERTLWKRLHDEGIIRLYQRPIISKPKM